GGAGTTTGATGATGTTTGTCATGTGTGAGGCAACGTAGATCAGCAATACTTACGCTGAGGTGACTGATTAATTAAAAAAACTTTCGAATCCTTCTGCCACAGCACTATCACTTTTTGACGTGCTTGGCTGAGTTTTTTCTTCGGGTTTGGGCTCTGGGGTTGTTTTTACGGGATAAAGAATCTTTGTCTCCGGTTCCGGTGTCGTGCCGTCTTCGGTGGCAAAGGGAGTTTTTTCGACGGTTGCGGACTGGTTGTCAAAGTTAAACTCCACTAAAGTGAACTCTGCGTCGTCGAAGCGTTTCTTATCACCGACCTGGGTCCAGGTGAATGTTTCCGGCGGGTACGGCTTGGTCGTGGCCATGTTCACTTCGAACTGGTCAGGCACGTAAAGTCGCTCAGCGGTAGTGAGGGTGAGCTGCTCGCCGCTGCGGGTATCATTGATCACCACAGTCGGGTAGCGGAAGATCTCCGTGGAGCCTTCCCGCTCGATCACCTTGCGCTCAACCTTGAAGGAAACGATTTCGAAGTCCTGGGCCGGGAACTTGTCACCCACGCTACCACGAATGGTCTCGCGGTTTTCATGATTAAAGAACTGCACAATGGCGTGGTCGAAATTACCGTCATCAGACTCGAAATAGGCCTCGAACTGAATACGGAACAGCTCGCGATTGACGCTGGTGAGGATCAAGCCGAAGGGCGGCTTTTTCGGGCCACCATTGATATAGGGCGCGTCCCAGGTAAGCACACCGGCGACCGGATCCCAGTAGATCTTAGGCGGAGTAAAGACCTGGTAAACACGGTTCGGGTTTTCATCCACGGGCGTAACCTCTGGCCAGTCAGTGCTGCCAGCCTGCGTCTGCTCAGGCGCAGGAACGCTCTCATAGGCAGGCCCGGTGGGCTTGCTACCGAGGGCACTTCCGGCTGGCCCGGAGGGCGAGCCCACAAAATAGTACGCCAAGGAGCCGGCCAACAGCAGGAGCGCAACAGCGAAAAGGATCTTATCGTAAAACTTCTTCATGCGGCAGTCCGATTACATGGGGTTTTCCGAAGAGGAGGCATCTTCAAGCGCGGCGACATCTGAGGGCGGCTTAACCAGCACCTTGATGTACTCAACCACGACTGTGAACTGCGAAAGGTTTTCCTCAACTACCGGTTCACGGGTAACAGGCTTCTCTCCTGTCTCGCTGGCGGAATCGCCGCCACCAAAGACATTGAAGGGGTTGTTGGTGCTGGCGGGCTCTGTTCGAGCACCCTTTGAAGCCTTGTAGGGCTGCACCTCGACGCTGCGCACCACCAAGGGAAGCTCAAACTCTTCCAGCTGCTTCAGGAACAAACGAAGGCTCGGTGTGTAGCCCGTGAAGACAAAGCGAAAGGCAAGGGTCTCAACCGCACCGGGGACGCGGGCACTAAGCTCGCCGATCTGGAACTCGTCGTCCTTGGAAGTGGTTGCCGTGTCGCGGTCGTTGTTACGATTAGCCCGGCGGCGGTTGGCATTGTCCTGAGCCCCACCCTGAGCCTCGATCTCTTCCACCTGCGTCTCGCGCTGGATAGAAAGGATGCCCGTCGGCTGGCTGTCGTAGAGCTTACGAAGCAGGTAGCCGAGCACTTCCTTCTGCTCGAAAACGGCCGGGATAAACTTCGAGGGAGGCGGCGTGCCGGACTCCAGGAAGCGGGAGAAGCTGAAGTTGAAATCATCCGGCAGCTGGATGCCGACCGTATCATCGGCAGCCCCCAGCGGCTCAACATCGGCAGCGTCCTTGGTGAACTGCTCCTTGAAGGCTTCCAGCTGGAAAAGCATATCGGCCTCGGTCTTGGGCGCATCCGTGGACACGATCGAGGGAGCGTGCCCCGCGGTGGCGTCAATCTGTGCCTGAAGCGCAGCAGCGAGCTCCTGAACATTTTTCTCGGACTGCTGAGCATTCTCAGCGGTCGGTGCCGGGCTCAGAGAGAGGGCCGAACGGTAACTGCGCTCAGCCTGCGTGAAGCTCTTGCGGGCCTTTCCCAGGCCGCCAAAGCCGAGGAAGATGAAGACGAGCCCTGCAATAAAGAGCAGGAGGCAGATCGCGATAAAGCCGCCGAAGATAGGGTATTTTTTAAAGAAGCCCATGCTAGCAGATCAAAGGGGTTTCTCCGGGTTGGTGATGAGATTGAACTCGAATTTGAGAATCCGCGGATTAGCCGTGTCGAAGCGGATGTTCGCCACTTTCTCGATAAAGTCGGACTCGGTGAAACTGCTGAGCAGCTTGTTCACCCGGTCAGCCGCCTGCTGATTGCTGGCCGCTGGGTTGTTCGGGTCGAAATTCGTGACAAGGATCCGCCCGGTCATTTTCAGGCTGTTGCCGCTGACGCGGTCGAGCTGGAGATTTTCGATCCAGACGTCCTGCACATCCTGGAGACGTTGCTGCAGGTCGGTAAAGAAGATGATCCAGTTCGAGCGGGAATTTACCAGGTCCTCAAGACCTCCGATGTCCTTGCGCAGAGCTTCAGCCTTGTCGCGATTGGACAGGATTTCTCCATGCAGCGCGTTCAACGGAGCGGCCTTTGACTGAATCTGTCGGGTCTCCTGCTTGTAGGACGCGGTCTGGCCCTTGATAGCAAGGATCGGGGGCACGGTCGCCAGCGCGAGGAAGATCGCAGCCATGGCGAGGAAGGGGCGCTGCTTTTTGAAGCGCATCTCCTCAGCCAACCCGGCAGGAAGCAGGTCCATGCTCACCGGGTCGGGCAGCACTTCGCGGGCTGCTTCACCCACAACCTCACCCAGTGAGTACAGGTCCGGCCCGAGAGCCTCGGTGTCGATGCCGGGAGCGACATGCACGTTCTGGAGGGCGTCAAAGTAATCGACCGGCACCTTTTGCTGCTCAGCCAGGAACTCAGGCAAGCCCGGCAGCAGGGAGCCGCGACCGGTCAGCAGGATGCGGGTGGGTGCCTTAGCCCCATGCTGGCGGCGGAAATTGACGATCGAGCGGGTAATGTCCTGGCTGATCCGGCGCTGGAAGATCTGCGCGTTGTTCTGCAGGATCTGGACAGAGGGATGGTCGGCCTCATAGCTGGTCTGGCCAGAGAAGAAAGCGACCTTCACCTTTTCCGCCTCGCTGAACTTCTTGCCCAGGTTGTCGGCAAGATTCTGGGTCAACGAGTTACCGCCCAAGGCGATGTTGCGGATAAAGAACCCGTCCTGATTGATGAAAATGAGATTCGAAGAGCGCGCCCCGATGTTGACCAGCAGCGTGTCCTGATCGTCGTCCTGGTAGTTCAGCTTGTAGGCATTGTAGTCCAGGATGGAGGCAGCGCCGATATGGGCCGGGCTGATGCCATAGCCGCCGACTTGCTGGCCGAAGCTGTTGATGACGTCCGACTTGATGGCGATGAGGACAACCTCGGTCTCGACACCATCATCGGCGATCACCTGATAGTCCCAGACCACATCTGAAAGCGGGTAAGGGATGTTCTGCTGTGCTTCGAAAGCGATGATCTGTGCCTGCTTGCCCTCTTCGACATGCGGGACCTTGATCGTCTTGGTCAGCAGTTGGTAACCGGGAGCGATCAGGGTGGCTGGGCCGCTGGATTTACTGCTGCGCAGGATGTCTCCGAGCTTGAGCGTCAGGGCGCTCAACCACTCCTCGTCGATGGAATAATCGTAATCGAGCTCTTCGATGACGACATCTTCCAGCATCAGATCTCCGCTGTTAACGGAGAAGGTAGAGACGGACACGTGGCTAGCGCCACAATTAATAATCAGGGTCTTGGAAGCACTCATGCGGGGAAACTGGGGTTTTCCAGACGTTCGGACGGCAGGGCAAGGAAATTTTTCACAGAGCAACGCTTATATCACTTCGCGGCGCCCAACTTCGCCTCTTTCCGAATAAAAGCCGGAGGAGAGCGGTCGATCGGCAGATAAGGCGCCAAATAACCGGGCAGCATAATACCCTCGGTAATGGCGCTCTCTGTATTTGCCTTGTTCATGAAGTTCGACAGCTCACTAGCGTTACTGATGTTGCTGGAGGTATTTTCCTTCTGCATCGGCAGGACCTTACCGCCTACGCTCAGCTCAATCACCCAGTAGTCGGGCTGCTTGTTAAAGTTACCGCGCTGCACGATGTCGTAGGGGATCCAGAAAGCGAATTCCTTGTCCTTATTGATCTCAAGGGTCGCGATCTCGACCTCGCTCTGGAGGAAGTAGTAGATCTCCTCGCGGCGATCAATCAGGAAGGCAATGGTCAGGCGTACCCCGACGTTGTCCACGTAGTTCTTGTTCGGGGCTTTCTCGTCGGGGTTGAAATTCCCGCGAACTTTGATCGCAACATTGTTCCAGCGGTACTGGCCGACACTGCTGTTGAAATTCACATTGGACACCGTAACCGGCATCTTATCCTGCGCCTGGAGGCTGGATAGACCGACGAAAAGGATGAGAATGGGTAGAAAACAACGAAACATGGGCATCGTAAGAGTAAAAAGCACTCAGGCTTTACTGTTCAATCACAAATCTTGGGGGGTAATAAAATAAGCAGAACTTTCGGGGATCAGAACACGCAGTTGACCCCGAACGTACTAACGATATCACTTCCAGGATGAGTTCTGTCCTCCCTTTTCGCATCAGCGTGCTGCTTTTCATCCGGGATGAAGCCGGAAAGCTGCTGCTTATCGAGCGCCGCAAGGCCCCCAACAAGGACTGCTGGAGCCCGATCGGGGGTAAGCTGGAAATGACCGAGGGCGAGTCCCCCTTCGAGTGCGCCATCCGGGAAACTCGCGAGGAGACCGGTCTGGAGATCACCGAAAAGGACCTGCACCTGTTTTCCATGGTCTCCGAAAAGGGCTACGAAGGCTCCGGCCACTGGCTGATGTTCCTGTTTGACTGCTCAAAGCCACTTACGTCCCTCCCCCCGGAGATCGACGAGGGGCCGATGGGCTTTTTCACCCGCGAGGATGTCGATGGCCTGAAAGTTCCGCCTTCGGACCGACATTTAATCTGGCCGCACTACGACCGGCACAGATCCGGCTTCATCGCTTTGCGGGCCGACTGCCGCCCGGACAGCGATTTACAAATTGTTGTTGAAGAAACGCACTAGCTGATCCACATTCGACAACCCTAACGCCGGGCCTCCACCTCCCGGATAACCTCTTCTATGCCGTGAGCAGCGATACAGATATCTATAAAAAACCTGAATATGTCAGCGTCATGCCCGACTCGGATTACTCCGATGCCGAGGTAAATAAAGTCCTCACTCCGGAGCAAAAGATCCAGCTCTACCGGGACATGGTACGCATCCGCCGCTTTGAGGAGCGCAGCATACGTGTTTACCAACAGGGCAAGATCGGGGGCTTTCTTCACCTTTACATCGGCCAGGAAGCCGTTGCCGTCGGTACCGTCTCCCTCCTGGGAGCTGACGACCACGTGATCACTGCCTACCGCGACCACGGGCACGCCCTGGCCGTGGGCATGAACATGAACGAGTGTATGGCCGAGCTTTGCGGCAAGCACACCGGCTGCTCCAAGGGCAAAGGTGGCTCCATGCACTTCTTCGCCCCGGATAAGAACTACTGGGGCGGGCACGGCATCGTCGGCGGGCAGACTCCGCTCGGAGCCGGTATCGCCTACGCCCTGAAGTACCGCAACCTGAAGGGCTGCTGCATCTGCTTTATGGGTGACGGGGCCGTCAACCAGGGCGCCGTACACGAAGCCTTTAACCTGGCCCAACTCTGGGAGCTGCCGGTCATTTACGTGATCGAGAACAACGGCTACTCCATGGGTACCAGCCAGGTGCGTTCCTCCGCCTTTAACGAGTACCTGGCCAAGCGCGCCGAGGGCTACGCCATGGCCTGGGACGTCGTCAGCGGCAACAACATCTACGACGTGCGCGCCGCCACCGCCAAGGCCATCAAGCGCGCCCACGAGGAGTCCATGCCGACCCTGCTGGAGATCATCACCTATCGCTACCGCGGCCACTCGATGTCCGACCCGGACAAGACCTACCGCGAGAAGAAGGAAGTCCAGGAGTACAAGGAAAAGAAGGACCCGATCACCGTTTTCCAAAACATCCTGCTGGAAGAGAAAGTACTCACCGACGAGCTCATCCAGTCCATCGACAAGGAAGCCAAGCAGGAGGCCGAAGACGCCGCCAGCTTCGCCGACAAGAGCCCCTTCCCGCCGGTCGAGTCCATTCTCGAGGACATCTACTGGGAGGAAGACAACCGCTCCGACGAGACCACCTCGCAGGGAACCATCATTTTTGAATAACCGCGCGCCGCGCCCTAATCTTTTTGTCTGAAAATGGCCCAGATTACTTACCGCCAAGCAATTAACGACGCCCTCGCCGAGGAAGTCGAACGCGACGAAAACGTCGTCGTTATGGGTGAAGAGGTCGCCCAGTTCGACGGCGCCTACAAAGTCACCGAAGGTTTGCTCAAGCGCTTCGGCCCGAAACGCATCGTGGACACGCCGATCTCCGAAGCCGGCTTTATCGGCATGGGCATCGGCGCCGCCATGATGGGCATCCGCCCCGTCATGGAGCTGATGTTCTGGAGTTTCTCCTACGTGGCCTTTGACCAGCTCTGCAACAACGCCGCCGCCGTTCGCTACATGTCCGGCGGGCTGATCAACTGCCCGATCGTCGTCCGCGGCCCGGCCAATGGCGGAACCAACGTTGGCGCCACCCACTCCCACACACCGGAGAACATCGTGGCCAACCACCCCGGCATCAAGGTCGTGTGCCCAGCCACCGCCTACGACGCCAAGGGCCTCATGAAGACCGCCATTCGCGACAACGACCCGGTCTTCGTGATGGAAAACACCATCCTTTACAACGACAAGTGGGAGGTGCCCGAAGAGGAGTACCTCGTCCCTCTCGGCAAGGCCAACATCCTGCGCGAGGGTAAGGACCTCTCGATCATCGCCCACGGCCGCGCCGCCATCACTTCGCTTCGCGCCGCTGAGGAGCTCAAGGCCAAGCACGACATCGACGTGGAAGTGCTCGACCTGCGTTCCATCCGCCCGCTGGACGAGGACGCCGTCATCGAGACCGTCAAGAAGACCAACAACGTTCTGCTCGTCGAGGAAAACAAGCCCTTCTGTGGCGTCGGTGCTCAGCTCACCTACCTCATCCAGGAGCGGGCCTTTGACTACCTCGACGCGCCCATTAAGCGCATCAGCTCGATCGACGCGCCGCAGATTTACTGCAAAAAGCTCGAAGACACCCAGATCCCCAACGTCGAACGCGTCGTCAAGAAGGTCCTGGAGATGGCGTAAGCCACACGCGAAACTCACATTTATCCTATTACTGAGCCATGGCTGAAATTATCGAAATGCCCAAACTGAGCGACACCATGACGGTGGGCACGCTCGTGAGCTGGTTGAAAAAGGAGGGCGACGAAGTCGCTTCCGGTGACATGATCTGCGAGGTGGAGACCGACAAGGCCACCATGGAAGTCGAATGCTTTGCTGACGGCGTCCTCCTCAAGCACTATGTCGCCGAGGGCGGGGAAATCCCCGTCGGCTCCCCGATGTGCGCTGTCGGCGAGAAGGGTGAAGAGCCCCCCGCCGTCGATACCGGAGCCATCGCTGATAAGGCCGAAGAGCTCAAGAAGGAGGAATCCGAGGAAGAAGACTCTGAAGAAAAGCCGGCGGAAAAGCCCGAAGAGGCTCCCACCCAATCGGCCCCGGCTCAGCCCTCCGGCGGTGCCAAGCCCGAGCCCCAAGGCCGCAAGCAGGAATTTATCCCCGAAGAAGACGACTCCGAGCCCGCACCGGCACAGGCCGAAGGTGGCCGCATCAAGGTCTCTCCCCTCGCCCGTAAGCTGGCCGAGGAAAAGGGTATCCCGCTCTCAGCCATTTCTCCCTCCGGCCCGCATGGCCGCATCGTGAAGAAGGACGTCCTCAAGGCCATCGAAGAAGGCGTCAAGGCTCCGGCCCCGAAGACCGCCAAGTCCGATGCCCCGGCTGCCTCCAGCGCCCCGGCCCAGTACGTGCCCTCGGGTGCCCCGATCGCCGAAGACGGCCCGATCAAGGTCACCAACATGCGCAAGGCCATCGCCACGCGCCTGGTTGAGTCCAAGACCACGATCCCGCACTTCTACCTGGAGGTCGAGGTCGACGCCGCCCCGCTGCTTGAGCTGCGCGCCGAGATCAACCATCACCTCTCCAACCGCGCTCCCGAAGAGGGCGGTATCAAGCTGACCGTCAACGACTTCATCCTGAAGGCCGCGACGGAAGCCCTGCGCCGCGTACCGGCTGTCAACGCCTCCTGGATGGGTGACTCCATCCAGCAGCACGGCTCCGTACACATGGCCTTCGGTGTCGCCGTCCCGGACGGTCTGGTGACCCCGGTCATCCGCGACGCCCACGCCAAGACCCTGCGCCAGATCAGCATCGACACCAAGGAGCTGATCCAGAAGTCCCGCAACAAGAAGCTGACCCCGCAGGACATGAGCGGCTCGACCTTTACCGTGACAAACCTCGGCATGTACGGCACGAGCGGCTTCTACGGCATCATCAACCCGCCCAATGCCGCCATCCTCTCCGTCGGGGCCACGATCAAGAAGCCTGTCGTGGACAAGGACGGCAACCTCGCCGTCGGCCAGCGCATGGCGATCGGCCTGTCCTGCGACCACCGCGTGATCGACGGGGCCACCGGTGCCGAGTTCCTCCAGGCCCTGCAGTCCATACTGGAGAGCCCGGCTCTGATGCTCGTCTAGGCCCTTTGCACACTGCATTTTTTCAGGCGCCCCCGTCTTCGGACTGGGGCGCTTTTTCTGTATTGGGGGTGAGGGGTGCTCCAGTCAAAAAATAGGTAAACGCATTCAGCCGTTTGACTTATATCCGATATTAATGACGCTATGAGAATGCCCCCAGCCTCCGAGCCCCCGTTCCCGAAGCGGAATCGTGATTTGGATTATAAGCGTGTCCTAGTGGCGATAGGCATCATGTCAGCGCTGGCCTGCGGGATTGCCGGGCTGACGATCTGGATGCTGTACAAGGCCCGACTGGATCAGTTTAGCCAAAACCTGCTCTCGGTCGCCCAAAACAAAGCTGCCCTGCTGGATTACATCACGCACATCCATCTGGATGAGCATCACCCATCCACCCACCAGCATGATTCAACGAAAACAAAATCCAGCACGGAACACGTATTTACAGACAGCGAGCGCGAGACCATCCTGAACCACTTCGCGAATAGTATCGCTGAGAGCGGTACATTTCGCAGCACAGGGGAATACGTCCTGGGCTACTATCAGGGCGACAAGCTGTATATCTACCACAGCCTGCAAGACGATCCGGACGACCCGGTTGTTTTGGACCGCAACGCACCTCTGGCAGAGCCCATGCAGGAAGCACTCACGGGTAAGAGCGGGACCATCGTAGCGGTAGACTATCGAGGGGAGAAAGTTCTCGCCGCACTTGTTCCTCTCCCCCAGCTCGACGCCGCCATGGTCTTCAAGATAGACATGGCAGAGTTTGATGCCCCCTACCGGAGTGCGGTCATCACGTCGCTGGTGGCTGTCGCTTTCCTTGTTTTGATATGCGCCCTCCTCTGTTGGCGTGAAGGCAAGCGCATCATCGAAAAGCTCGCCTACAGCGAAAGCCGCTACCGCACGCTCATGGATAACGTGCCCGTATGCGTGTTTCTCAAAGACGGACATGGTAACTACCTGACCGCGAACCGCTACTTTTACATGCGCTATGGCGTCGACAAGCTATCGATCCCCGAGCTGAGCGACCGTGGTATATTCCCGCCCGACATTGCCCGAAAACACATCGAAGATGACCAACGCGTGCTTAAAAACGGCGTCACCATCACCGGCTATGAAAAGCAAGACCTCGACGGCGAAGAGCGCATCATCCGCTATTTAAAGTGTCCCCTCAAAGGCGAAAACGGGGACCCCATCGGCATTATCGGTATCCACCAGGACGTCACCCAGGAGCGCCGTAACGCTGAGGCCCTCCAGAAGCTCAATGCCGAGCTGGAAAGCCAGGTCCGCCGCCGCACGGCTCAGCTCGAGCTGGCCAACCGGGAGCTGGAAAGCTTCGCCTACACCGTTTCGCACGACTTACGGGCACCGCTGCGGGCGATGGCCGGGTTTAGCCAAGCCCTCAAGGACGACTACGGCGAGAGCCTCGACGCCACTGCCACCGATTACATCAACCGGATTTTCCGAGCCACCGGCAGTATGGCCGAGCTGATCGACAGCCTGCTCAGCCTCTCGCGCTCGACCACGGGCCAACTCAAGATCGCGAATCTGGATCTCTCGCAGATGGCCAACGATGTCATCGAAGACCTGCGGCGCTCCGACCCCAATCATCCAGTCGAGGTCACCATCCAGCCCGGTCTCCAAGCCGAGGGTGATAGCCGACTCATCCGCAACGTACTCGAAAATCTCCTCGGTAATGCGTGGAAATACTCGGCCAAGACACCCGAGCCACGGGTGGAGTTCGGCCAGTGCGTCACACGCTCGCCCGAGGATGAGCAGAGTGAGGTGGAGGCTTTCTTCGTCCGCGACAACGGAACAGGCTTTGATATGGCTTACGCAAACAAGCTGTTTCGCCCCTTCCAGCGTATGCACAGTGAAAAAGAATATCAGGGGTCCGGAATCGGTCTGGCCA
This genomic interval from Ruficoccus sp. ZRK36 contains the following:
- a CDS encoding Amuc_1100 family pilus-like protein, with the protein product MGFFKKYPIFGGFIAICLLLFIAGLVFIFLGFGGLGKARKSFTQAERSYRSALSLSPAPTAENAQQSEKNVQELAAALQAQIDATAGHAPSIVSTDAPKTEADMLFQLEAFKEQFTKDAADVEPLGAADDTVGIQLPDDFNFSFSRFLESGTPPPSKFIPAVFEQKEVLGYLLRKLYDSQPTGILSIQRETQVEEIEAQGGAQDNANRRRANRNNDRDTATTSKDDEFQIGELSARVPGAVETLAFRFVFTGYTPSLRLFLKQLEEFELPLVVRSVEVQPYKASKGARTEPASTNNPFNVFGGGDSASETGEKPVTREPVVEENLSQFTVVVEYIKVLVKPPSDVAALEDASSSENPM
- the pilM gene encoding pilus assembly protein PilM — encoded protein: MSASKTLIINCGASHVSVSTFSVNSGDLMLEDVVIEELDYDYSIDEEWLSALTLKLGDILRSSKSSGPATLIAPGYQLLTKTIKVPHVEEGKQAQIIAFEAQQNIPYPLSDVVWDYQVIADDGVETEVVLIAIKSDVINSFGQQVGGYGISPAHIGAASILDYNAYKLNYQDDDQDTLLVNIGARSSNLIFINQDGFFIRNIALGGNSLTQNLADNLGKKFSEAEKVKVAFFSGQTSYEADHPSVQILQNNAQIFQRRISQDITRSIVNFRRQHGAKAPTRILLTGRGSLLPGLPEFLAEQQKVPVDYFDALQNVHVAPGIDTEALGPDLYSLGEVVGEAAREVLPDPVSMDLLPAGLAEEMRFKKQRPFLAMAAIFLALATVPPILAIKGQTASYKQETRQIQSKAAPLNALHGEILSNRDKAEALRKDIGGLEDLVNSRSNWIIFFTDLQQRLQDVQDVWIENLQLDRVSGNSLKMTGRILVTNFDPNNPAASNQQAADRVNKLLSSFTESDFIEKVANIRFDTANPRILKFEFNLITNPEKPL
- a CDS encoding NUDIX hydrolase translates to MSSVLPFRISVLLFIRDEAGKLLLIERRKAPNKDCWSPIGGKLEMTEGESPFECAIRETREETGLEITEKDLHLFSMVSEKGYEGSGHWLMFLFDCSKPLTSLPPEIDEGPMGFFTREDVDGLKVPPSDRHLIWPHYDRHRSGFIALRADCRPDSDLQIVVEETH
- the pdhA gene encoding pyruvate dehydrogenase (acetyl-transferring) E1 component subunit alpha; the protein is MPDSDYSDAEVNKVLTPEQKIQLYRDMVRIRRFEERSIRVYQQGKIGGFLHLYIGQEAVAVGTVSLLGADDHVITAYRDHGHALAVGMNMNECMAELCGKHTGCSKGKGGSMHFFAPDKNYWGGHGIVGGQTPLGAGIAYALKYRNLKGCCICFMGDGAVNQGAVHEAFNLAQLWELPVIYVIENNGYSMGTSQVRSSAFNEYLAKRAEGYAMAWDVVSGNNIYDVRAATAKAIKRAHEESMPTLLEIITYRYRGHSMSDPDKTYREKKEVQEYKEKKDPITVFQNILLEEKVLTDELIQSIDKEAKQEAEDAASFADKSPFPPVESILEDIYWEEDNRSDETTSQGTIIFE
- a CDS encoding alpha-ketoacid dehydrogenase subunit beta, yielding MAQITYRQAINDALAEEVERDENVVVMGEEVAQFDGAYKVTEGLLKRFGPKRIVDTPISEAGFIGMGIGAAMMGIRPVMELMFWSFSYVAFDQLCNNAAAVRYMSGGLINCPIVVRGPANGGTNVGATHSHTPENIVANHPGIKVVCPATAYDAKGLMKTAIRDNDPVFVMENTILYNDKWEVPEEEYLVPLGKANILREGKDLSIIAHGRAAITSLRAAEELKAKHDIDVEVLDLRSIRPLDEDAVIETVKKTNNVLLVEENKPFCGVGAQLTYLIQERAFDYLDAPIKRISSIDAPQIYCKKLEDTQIPNVERVVKKVLEMA
- a CDS encoding pyruvate dehydrogenase complex dihydrolipoamide acetyltransferase, with amino-acid sequence MAEIIEMPKLSDTMTVGTLVSWLKKEGDEVASGDMICEVETDKATMEVECFADGVLLKHYVAEGGEIPVGSPMCAVGEKGEEPPAVDTGAIADKAEELKKEESEEEDSEEKPAEKPEEAPTQSAPAQPSGGAKPEPQGRKQEFIPEEDDSEPAPAQAEGGRIKVSPLARKLAEEKGIPLSAISPSGPHGRIVKKDVLKAIEEGVKAPAPKTAKSDAPAASSAPAQYVPSGAPIAEDGPIKVTNMRKAIATRLVESKTTIPHFYLEVEVDAAPLLELRAEINHHLSNRAPEEGGIKLTVNDFILKAATEALRRVPAVNASWMGDSIQQHGSVHMAFGVAVPDGLVTPVIRDAHAKTLRQISIDTKELIQKSRNKKLTPQDMSGSTFTVTNLGMYGTSGFYGIINPPNAAILSVGATIKKPVVDKDGNLAVGQRMAIGLSCDHRVIDGATGAEFLQALQSILESPALMLV
- a CDS encoding ATP-binding protein, which codes for MSALACGIAGLTIWMLYKARLDQFSQNLLSVAQNKAALLDYITHIHLDEHHPSTHQHDSTKTKSSTEHVFTDSERETILNHFANSIAESGTFRSTGEYVLGYYQGDKLYIYHSLQDDPDDPVVLDRNAPLAEPMQEALTGKSGTIVAVDYRGEKVLAALVPLPQLDAAMVFKIDMAEFDAPYRSAVITSLVAVAFLVLICALLCWREGKRIIEKLAYSESRYRTLMDNVPVCVFLKDGHGNYLTANRYFYMRYGVDKLSIPELSDRGIFPPDIARKHIEDDQRVLKNGVTITGYEKQDLDGEERIIRYLKCPLKGENGDPIGIIGIHQDVTQERRNAEALQKLNAELESQVRRRTAQLELANRELESFAYTVSHDLRAPLRAMAGFSQALKDDYGESLDATATDYINRIFRATGSMAELIDSLLSLSRSTTGQLKIANLDLSQMANDVIEDLRRSDPNHPVEVTIQPGLQAEGDSRLIRNVLENLLGNAWKYSAKTPEPRVEFGQCVTRSPEDEQSEVEAFFVRDNGTGFDMAYANKLFRPFQRMHSEKEYQGSGIGLATVERIVHRHNGRIWAESEPGLGSTFYFTLDQLVH